A genomic segment from Burkholderia plantarii encodes:
- a CDS encoding carbon-nitrogen hydrolase family protein, protein MTFYPAFRAAACHVAPCYFDTPRTIDKACALIAEAAAHGAALVAFPEAFVSAFPVWSGVYAPVDVHEFFHRLASSAIAVPGPEVRRLQEAARRHGVIISIGINEGTPVSPGCVWDTNLLIGQDGRLLNRHRKLVPTYWEKLTWANGDGSGLRVVDTPIGRIGALVCGENTNSLARFALLAQGENVHVSSFSPRWPTHPPGEGGYDLEAAIRLRAGAHAFEGKLFNIVASGFLPPEAIDLIARDDARARRLLEESPKSVSMIFGPDGRVISDVLRDDEGIVYADIDLARCVVPKQFQDVVGYYNRFDVFELRVNRRALTPARFSDGHDSSADDPLYAPFDAGAEAFGPPGISGLPETR, encoded by the coding sequence ATGACCTTCTATCCGGCTTTTCGCGCCGCGGCCTGCCACGTCGCGCCCTGCTACTTCGACACGCCCCGCACCATCGACAAGGCCTGCGCGCTGATCGCCGAGGCGGCCGCGCACGGCGCCGCGCTGGTGGCGTTCCCCGAGGCCTTCGTCAGCGCGTTCCCGGTCTGGTCCGGCGTCTATGCGCCGGTGGACGTCCACGAGTTCTTCCACCGGCTCGCGTCGAGCGCGATCGCGGTGCCCGGCCCCGAGGTGCGCCGCCTGCAGGAGGCCGCGCGGCGCCACGGCGTGATCATCTCGATCGGCATCAACGAGGGGACGCCGGTGAGCCCCGGCTGCGTCTGGGACACCAACCTGCTGATCGGCCAGGACGGCCGGCTGCTGAACCGCCATCGCAAGCTCGTGCCGACCTACTGGGAGAAGCTGACCTGGGCGAACGGCGACGGCAGCGGCCTGCGCGTGGTGGACACGCCGATCGGCCGCATCGGCGCGCTGGTCTGCGGCGAGAACACCAATTCGCTGGCGCGCTTCGCGCTGCTCGCGCAGGGCGAGAACGTCCACGTCTCGTCGTTCTCGCCGCGCTGGCCGACCCACCCGCCCGGCGAGGGCGGCTACGACCTGGAGGCCGCGATCCGGCTGCGCGCCGGTGCCCATGCGTTCGAGGGCAAGCTGTTCAACATCGTCGCCTCGGGCTTCCTGCCGCCCGAGGCGATCGACCTGATCGCGCGCGACGACGCGCGCGCGCGGCGCCTGCTGGAGGAATCGCCGAAGAGCGTGTCGATGATCTTCGGCCCGGACGGCCGCGTGATCAGCGACGTGCTGCGCGACGACGAAGGCATCGTCTACGCCGACATCGATCTCGCCCGCTGCGTGGTGCCGAAGCAGTTCCAGGACGTGGTCGGCTATTACAATCGCTTCGACGTGTTCGAGCTGCGCGTGAACCGCCGCGCGCTCACGCCGGCCCGCTTCAGCGACGGCCACGACAGCAGCGCCGACGATCCGCTCTACGCACCGTTCGACGCCGGCGCCGAAGCGTTCGGCCCTCCTGGCATTTCTGGCCTCCCCGAGACCCGCTGA
- a CDS encoding threonine aldolase family protein: MIDLYSDTQTRPTAAMRAAMAAAPVGDEQAGDDPTTEALCARTAALLGYEAAVFMPSGTMCNLVATLVHTRRGDELIADAGAHICATEGAGAAAIAGVAIAPLATRDGIFTAEQCRAAIRAPSRTAPRSAMVSIEQTTNFSGGAVWPLDTLRAVRDVAREAGLIAHIDGARLLNATAATGIAPADYTLGWDSAWLDFSKGLGCPVGAVLAGSAAFVRDAWTWKYRLGGAMRQSGVLAAAALHALDHHVERLADDHANAALIAARLAPSPHFLLETDPPQTNIVLFGVRQLRLDAPAFAARALARGVRVRALDAVRIRVTTHLDVTREGCEHAAAVLVDLAREWAA, translated from the coding sequence ATGATCGATCTCTACAGCGATACGCAGACGCGCCCCACCGCCGCGATGCGCGCGGCCATGGCGGCCGCGCCCGTCGGCGACGAACAGGCCGGCGACGATCCCACCACCGAGGCGCTCTGCGCGCGCACGGCCGCGCTGCTCGGCTACGAGGCCGCCGTGTTCATGCCGTCCGGCACCATGTGCAACCTGGTCGCCACGCTGGTCCATACGCGCCGCGGCGATGAGCTGATCGCCGACGCCGGCGCGCACATCTGCGCGACCGAGGGCGCCGGCGCCGCAGCCATCGCCGGCGTGGCGATCGCGCCGCTCGCCACGCGCGACGGCATCTTCACGGCCGAGCAATGCCGCGCCGCGATTCGCGCGCCGTCGCGCACCGCGCCGCGCTCGGCGATGGTATCGATCGAGCAGACCACCAACTTCAGCGGCGGCGCGGTCTGGCCGCTCGACACGCTGCGAGCCGTGCGCGACGTGGCGCGCGAGGCCGGCCTGATCGCCCACATCGACGGCGCGCGCCTGCTCAACGCCACGGCGGCCACCGGCATCGCGCCGGCCGACTACACGCTCGGCTGGGACAGCGCCTGGCTCGACTTCAGCAAGGGTCTCGGCTGCCCGGTGGGCGCCGTGCTGGCCGGCAGCGCCGCGTTCGTGCGCGACGCGTGGACCTGGAAATACCGGCTCGGCGGCGCGATGCGCCAGTCGGGCGTGCTGGCCGCCGCCGCGCTGCATGCGCTCGACCATCACGTGGAGCGGCTCGCCGACGATCACGCGAACGCGGCGCTGATCGCCGCGCGGCTCGCGCCAAGCCCGCACTTCCTGCTCGAAACCGACCCGCCGCAGACCAACATCGTGCTGTTCGGCGTGCGGCAGCTGCGCCTCGACGCGCCGGCGTTCGCCGCGCGGGCGCTGGCGCGCGGCGTGCGCGTGCGGGCGCTCGATGCCGTGCGAATCCGCGTGACGACGCATCTCGACGTGACGCGCGAGGGCTGCGAGCACGCGGCGGCCGTGCTCGTCGATCTCGCGCGGGAGTGGGCCGCATGA